CTGGACAAGCAggttatctatataataacctacaaaatataattatgagatttgtttataataatagttctatatacatatatattgtatatataaaaaaaaaagagattctgaataaataaatgatatacatacctcaagggaaggaaagagataacAAACATTATAAACGAATTCGGATCAGAAACAATGTATTCcttaatttgtatattttactttatcagCATttcggtattttttttttttgtcatacaTACTTATCGTTTACATTTGCTATAATTAAAACGTCCTTAAAGCCCCTCACGAAGACCATAACTTTGGTACTCTCGATGAATCATTATAagttatcataataatacttCCGGGCGACAATTTCCATGATTTATTGTAATCGAATGTTTACGATTTTTAATGCatttacgtgtatatatatatatatatatatatttcttgtaaGTATGCgtgagtattatttttatatgacgacgaataaatatatcatcgtTAAGAATCCTCTTATATCGCGCGATTCGCTTGATCAAAAGGATACAATGAACATGAATTTTGGTATAATAATCAACGATTATCGATTACGAGTACGCTTATCGGATTAGGCTATTCTTTCCTGTCTTGAGTATCCTCAATTAAATTCGTAATGTACTTGTGGCTGGCAGTGTTGTTTACTAACTAATTTGTTTTACCCGACCAACCGAACTGTGCGACGCGCACTtctcatattaatttttattaaactgaTAATCGACATGCACCCattattaaaagttttatcaatgattacttctatcaaattttatatggCAGCTTTTCTAAAtgtttaacaatattattaatatcgataaaatatcaatgtGCGGTGGTGTCGATCCATCAGCTCATTCCAATCTATCATCGTCTCTTTCTAGCATTCAAATCAAATCTTTTTAGAATTGGAGGGATAGGAAAGTTGTTTCAATTCTTTAAGCTCGATGGCGCGCACAGTTTTTTCGTAAACGTATCCtctattataatactaatcaACGCTCTAAATACAACAACCATTACTGGGAGATCGagaattaatgttaatataagaGAGAATTATTCTCATCTTAAATATGAACCGATAATCATAAAATTGGTCAAAGTCatttaatgtatttaaatgacaaaatatttttctcacgtgttattaattaaacttttatatTGGGCAAAAAAATctcaagaatatatatatatatatatatatatatatatatatatatatatatatatgtgtacttatgttttttgtttgtcatagaaaaatcatatttatatttatattgaaagtCAAATGTTAGAATGTtcaaaacataaaatatataacttattaaaccattttcataattatcggttctcatattcatatatatatatatatatatatatatatatatatatatatatataaatcttttcgTCACTTTaaactctctttttttcctcttttcctaacgttattattactttaagtTATGGAAGAGATTATCTTTAATTATGACCCAATGATAATACAAGTTATAATCACCTTGCAGATATATCTTTGAGTTATCGATTTGGAATCCAATCATTTTGAAATATGTCTCTTCTTTGTAAaacgtattatttttctcgaagTAATGAAAGGATTAAGTTAAAAGatcaaaagaatatatcaatttcTCGATAAAACGAGTTCCTTTGATAAATACCTCCCAGTGACGTTTCGAGCAACAAAAATTCTCTCGATCGACTTTATGTCTTACGTTTACGCGAATTCGATAGGATTAAAACATTTTCTACTTTGTATTTTAGTAATATGTCTCCATATATTCAACCATTGGTATATACCtgtatctatttatgtatgtatttatgtatgtatatatgtatatatgtatgtatttatgtatgtatgtatgtatgtatgtatgtatgtatgtatgtatatatgtatgtatttaattatgtatatatgtatgtatgtatgtatgtatgtatttaattatgtatatatgtatatatgtatgtatgtatgtatttaattatgtatatatgtatatatgtatgtatgtatgcatatatgtatgtatgtatttatgtatgtatgtatgtatgtatgtatatatgttcttTTACGTGTGTATCTTGCGCGTGTTTATACgtgtatggatatatatatacatatatatttatcgagaCGTGTTCAAAATCTTCGAAAAAACTTACGAaacgtttttctttgtttgtttgtttttttttgcttttttcctctttttctctcactctctctctctctctctctctctctttctctctctttctctctttctctctctttctccctatctTCTTAACAATACGTCTCGCGACTAACAACAAGTATATAATCACCAAAAAAGTTACAGTCTCTCGGACAATATCGTTCTAAATGTTTCTCTAGgctttcattatattattcctCAGCACACTTTGAATTAATTTCAGAATCAATCATCGGTTCTTGAGGGTTTTAGAAATCGATAAATTGATATAGGTAGGAAAATGTAATGATTGGAAGAAGACAAttcggaaagaaagaaagaaagaaaaaagaaaaagaaaaagaaaaagaaaaaaaaaagcgattcgaaaattgaatttcattatttttcttcttcataagGACGTGTGTTCATTTCGATAGTTCAACTCCCTTCAATCCTTAATTCGTCTTGCTCttacgatgatgacgatgatgatgaagaagatgtTGGCGCAGATGCGATCTGGTTTCTTGTACCGCAGCAACCAACGTTCGTACAGCTTCCTCGTGACCCTCAAAGCTATCTGCTCTTTTAAGTTGTCCCAGGGAGGAGGATGCAGCTTCACCGGGTCCGCTTCTTTTGCTCTTTGGTCGAGGAAAGGTTTCCCAGGAACGCTGCTTCTGCACCAGAGATGACGACGTAGGTGTTGATCCAATCAAAACAACGAATGTTTTCCTGGCATCCTGCGAGGTTTGACCTACCGTCCCGTCAACGATGCTCGATCTTCTGCTACCGGAACCGGTTGTACTTAGGCTGTCACAGCTGGCACGTCTGCGTCTTCGTACATCACTAGGAGTCTTCTCATCCGCATAGAAGACATCCTCGGAGTCGCTGGCCGGATACACCTTTGTACCCTTCCCACTGGATAGCTGTTGTTGCTCGTCAGGTGGTATAGGATGTACTTGCGCTTGGACTCGTTTTTTAGCCTCTCCCATGCTAGAAGCTTCGGAAATTCGTTGATATTCCCCCTCATCTCCACCTTTTAACGGCGACGATAGAAAGCTTTgaaattctatataaaatcgttaaatcttCTTAACTTGAGGTATCATTTGTCTTTACCTGATTGATGCGACTGTgcttgttgttgctgttgttgttgctgttgttgttgttgttgttgttgctgttgttgttgttgttgctgttgctgttgacCATCCGTACATCTTTCTGGTTGATCGAGTGCCTCAGCGGACGTGTCACCGGTTGCACCTTTCAAGGAACGATACAACGATCGAACCTTACTACTCGATGAATGTCCTGGTGGTGTTTTAGGTTTCGTACCATCCGGTGATTTTCTTGAACGTCGGCTTTGACTACGATCTCGACTACCGTCATCTCTTCCGGGTGATTTCTTACGATCCTCTTTCGTTCTAGCTTTTTCAATGAGCTCTCTCAAGACTCCTCTTTTCGGATCGGAAGATTTGGCGGTACCATATACGACTATGTTACCACTAGAGTCTAATACGGCACCGACGCTTGACGGTGTCCGACAACGTGTCggcatttctttcgtttctagaAAATCAAGATCAATATCGTCGTTTAAAAAGAGATTGCCGATGAACAATTCGAATCGTCGattagttatttttataccCTTCATGTAAAGAGCGTTGTCAGCACTGATCATAGTACCTCGTGGATGACGATGATCCTTAGTCGGTGCTTGAGTTTGCGATTGAGGTGGTTCCTGCATCTGTAAGCGAGCTAAGTGATCTAATAAAGCTTGCAGATGTTGATTACTGGAAGCATCCGAAGCAGCCATGCTCAATTCGCCTGCGGAAACTCCTGTAGAAAATGATTTCACAAATGGTTCCAATTGCTGTGTAAGACTTTGTAATTGTTTCACTTCGCTCCTTAAAGATAGAATATCGTCCATCTATAAAAGAAATCTGTTGTTTATAAAATctagaaggaaaagaattttcaaagtagaatttgaaatatggatatttttttttttttttcgaaatatatacacctgagaatgaaaaatttctttctctatatgaATCCTACACAATTGTTCTTCCCACAAAGCGTCAAAAACGTTTCTCAATCGTTCTAATTCTAACTGATGATGATCCAATTGCTGTTCCAACACGCGACAATCTCTCGCCACGTGTTCGTAACGCGTACCCACAGGCGGTGTATTCGCTCTTCTAAGTAGTGCGACGTCTCGATGAAGTTCTCCTAAACGTTCTTTCACCGTCATCAGTTGTTGACTTAGCTCTTTCAATTGGGTATCGAAGGTGCGACAATGGTTGGAAAATGGCCCACTGTCACTTCCGTTCTTCGGCTGGATTCTCTGAGCAGACTTGCTGctctgttagaaaaatgtattcCTGATATAATGATAAAGCTTACTATGATTTACCACAATAGAGTTACAGTAATTGTGTTCACTGGCTACGATATATCCGACTACCGTTCTCTATTACCGAACAAAACATTGAGAGCCTGGTGTAGCCAATGCGCTacaaaaaagtttctttctaatatatCTACAAGCTACCACGACATTTTCAAAACAAACATCATAGTAAATCCTGTAAACAAAAGTACTTACACAGAATTGTGCGCGAGAAATGCAGTGAAAAACAAACTtgtaatgtaaaattaaaaataggtATCGATGCAAAATGAAGTGTTTATAAGTACCTGTATAACCTGCGGTTCCTGTTGGGTCATCGTATGAGTCTGATCGTACAATGATTCTTTCGGCGTTTGTACCTGACCAATGAAAGGCTGTAACGTACGAGCAAAATCGcttctataatttattttcaaatgagCAGCAAGTAGAGGAGGTCTTGTAGGATGTCCAAGTTGTGCTACGCGACTCAATCTTTCGAGCATGGGATGTGCGAGTTCAAGAAATTGATATTTCGTCGCACCACTTGTAAAAGCTGTACACAGCATTAAATGCATCTGTAGTATTGGAAGTGCACTACCCAAGGATAGCAATCGAGTCCGAatcattctttcctttatttcaaaTTGACGTTGAAGTTCCGTGAGAACGGATGCGTGAGTTTTAGTAATCGCTTCCTGCATTCCTTGACAGAATGAATTTAATGCGCGTTTTTCTGACTCCAGGCTATGCCGTAATTCATCCAATTGTGACTTTAATGCCAAAACTCCATCTCTTACGCCTGCCTGCAATTCGCAAATTGAATTTGCtgctctttccattttttttgaAGCCTGTTGCCAAGCACTTTCGATGTCCACGCAATGTAATCGAGCGTCTACCGGTGTATCACGAAAACAAGTTGCACAAAGCATGCATTTGGCGCTTTGACAATACATGATGTACTGCTCCCCATGAGAAGGACAACGACGTTGAGTATCTTTTGCACATTTACTCATATGTACCACCTCATGAGAGGAGAACATTTTTGCACGGTGTGTATGCTCTCTGCAATGAGTACATAGTGCTTGccctataaattaatatatctatattgagTGAtgctataatatatttttataatatatttttgcttgtagaaaataacattaaataataataaaatattttataagaaaataccACATGTTGTGCAGAAGAACATAGTAGATTTGTCTCGCTTATCACAATTGGCACATGGTGGATTTTCAGAATTAGCTAGTTCTACTAGTTGACGTATCAACTGATCCGGTGGTGGTAATTGTGCACCCTCTTTAAGTTGTGTTTGTTGcctgtaaatataaaaatattaatattttataataataatgagatagAATAGAAGTGAACAA
The genomic region above belongs to Vespa crabro chromosome 2, iyVesCrab1.2, whole genome shotgun sequence and contains:
- the LOC124421736 gene encoding RING finger protein 207-like isoform X3, which produces MASSGSVAVDGVGENNATSGVDPVVPRNPLVCGVCHDYYNEPCLLSCFHTFCARCIRGPHLDGKVTCPICGQQTQLKEGAQLPPPDQLIRQLVELANSENPPCANCDKRDKSTMFFCTTCGQALCTHCREHTHRAKMFSSHEVVHMSKCAKDTQRRCPSHGEQYIMYCQSAKCMLCATCFRDTPVDARLHCVDIESAWQQASKKMERAANSICELQAGVRDGVLALKSQLDELRHSLESEKRALNSFCQGMQEAITKTHASVLTELQRQFEIKERMIRTRLLSLGSALPILQMHLMLCTAFTSGATKYQFLELAHPMLERLSRVAQLGHPTRPPLLAAHLKINYRSDFARTLQPFIGQVQTPKESLYDQTHTMTQQEPQVIQSSKSAQRIQPKNGSDSGPFSNHCRTFDTQLKELSQQLMTVKERLGELHRDVALLRRANTPPVGTRYEHVARDCRVLEQQLDHHQLELERLRNVFDALWEEQLCRIHIEKEIFHSQMDDILSLRSEVKQLQSLTQQLEPFVKSFSTGVSAGELSMAASDASSNQHLQALLDHLARLQMQEPPQSQTQAPTKDHRHPRETKEMPTRCRTPSSVGAVLDSSGNIVVYGTAKSSDPKRGVLRELIEKARTKEDRKKSPGRDDGSRDRSQSRRSRKSPDGTKPKTPPGHSSSSKVRSLYRSLKGATGDTSAEALDQPERCTDGQQQQQQQQQQQQQQQQQQQQQQQQQAQSHQSGGDEGEYQRISEASSMGEAKKRVQAQVHPIPPDEQQQLSSGKGTKVYPASDSEDVFYADEKTPSDVRRRRRASCDSLSTTGSGSRRSSIVDGTVGQTSQDARKTFVVLIGSTPTSSSLVQKQRSWETFPRPKSKRSGPGEAASSSLGQLKRADSFEGHEEAVRTLVAAVQETRSHLRQHLLHHHRHHRKSKTN
- the LOC124421736 gene encoding RING finger protein 207-like isoform X4, translating into MASSGSVAVDGVGENNATSGVDPVVPRNPLVCGVCHDYYNEPCLLSCFHTFCARCIRGPHLDGKVTCPICGQQTQLKEGAQLPPPDQLIRQLVELANSENPPCANCDKRDKSTMFFCTTCGQALCTHCREHTHRAKMFSSHEVVHMSKCAKDTQRRCPSHGEQYIMYCQSAKCMLCATCFRDTPVDARLHCVDIESAWQQASKKMERAANSICELQAGVRDGVLALKSQLDELRHSLESEKRALNSFCQGMQEAITKTHASVLTELQRQFEIKERMIRTRLLSLGSALPILQMHLMLCTAFTSGATKYQFLELAHPMLERLSRVAQLGHPTRPPLLAAHLKINYRSDFARTLQPFIGQVQTPKESLYDQTHTMTQQEPQVIQSSKSAQRIQPKNGSDSGPFSNHCRTFDTQLKELSQQLMTVKERLGELHRDVALLRRANTPPVGTRYEHVARDCRVLEQQLDHHQLELERLRNVFDALWEEQLCRIHIEKEIFHSQMDDILSLRSEVKQLQSLTQQLEPFVKSFSTGVSAGELSMAASDASSNQHLQALLDHLARLQMQEPPQSQTQAPTKDHRHPRGTMISADNALYMKETKEMPTRCRTPSSVGAVLDSSGNIVVYGTAKSSDPKRGVLRELIEKARTKEDRKKSPGRDDGSRDRSQSRRSRKSPDGTKPKTPPGHSSSSKVRSLYRSLKGATGDTSAEALDQPERCTDGQQQQQQQQQQQQQQQQQQQQQQQQQAQSHQSGGDEGEYQRISEASSMGEAKKRVQAQVHPIPPDEQQQLSSGKGTKVYPASDSEDVFYADEKTPSDVRRRRRASCDSLSTTGSGSRRSSIVDGTKQRSWETFPRPKSKRSGPGEAASSSLGQLKRADSFEGHEEAVRTLVAAVQETRSHLRQHLLHHHRHHRKSKTN
- the LOC124421736 gene encoding RING finger protein 207-like isoform X2 gives rise to the protein MASSGSVAVDGVGENNATSGVDPVVPRNPLVCGVCHDYYNEPCLLSCFHTFCARCIRGPHLDGKVTCPICGQQTQLKEGAQLPPPDQLIRQLVELANSENPPCANCDKRDKSTMFFCTTCGQALCTHCREHTHRAKMFSSHEVVHMSKCAKDTQRRCPSHGEQYIMYCQSAKCMLCATCFRDTPVDARLHCVDIESAWQQASKKMERAANSICELQAGVRDGVLALKSQLDELRHSLESEKRALNSFCQGMQEAITKTHASVLTELQRQFEIKERMIRTRLLSLGSALPILQMHLMLCTAFTSGATKYQFLELAHPMLERLSRVAQLGHPTRPPLLAAHLKINYRSDFARTLQPFIGQVQTPKESLYDQTHTMTQQEPQVIQSSKSAQRIQPKNGSDSGPFSNHCRTFDTQLKELSQQLMTVKERLGELHRDVALLRRANTPPVGTRYEHVARDCRVLEQQLDHHQLELERLRNVFDALWEEQLCRIHIEKEIFHSQMDDILSLRSEVKQLQSLTQQLEPFVKSFSTGVSAGELSMAASDASSNQHLQALLDHLARLQMQEPPQSQTQAPTKDHRHPRGTMISADNALYMKETKEMPTRCRTPSSVGAVLDSSGNIVVYGTAKSSDPKRGVLRELIEKARTKEDRKKSPGRDDGSRDRSQSRRSRKSPDGTKPKTPPGHSSSSKVRSLYRSLKGATGDTSAEALDQPERCTDGQQQQQQQQQQQQQQQQQQQQQQQQQAQSHQSASSMGEAKKRVQAQVHPIPPDEQQQLSSGKGTKVYPASDSEDVFYADEKTPSDVRRRRRASCDSLSTTGSGSRRSSIVDGTVGQTSQDARKTFVVLIGSTPTSSSLVQKQRSWETFPRPKSKRSGPGEAASSSLGQLKRADSFEGHEEAVRTLVAAVQETRSHLRQHLLHHHRHHRKSKTN
- the LOC124421736 gene encoding RING finger protein 207-like isoform X1, with translation MASSGSVAVDGVGENNATSGVDPVVPRNPLVCGVCHDYYNEPCLLSCFHTFCARCIRGPHLDGKVTCPICGQQTQLKEGAQLPPPDQLIRQLVELANSENPPCANCDKRDKSTMFFCTTCGQALCTHCREHTHRAKMFSSHEVVHMSKCAKDTQRRCPSHGEQYIMYCQSAKCMLCATCFRDTPVDARLHCVDIESAWQQASKKMERAANSICELQAGVRDGVLALKSQLDELRHSLESEKRALNSFCQGMQEAITKTHASVLTELQRQFEIKERMIRTRLLSLGSALPILQMHLMLCTAFTSGATKYQFLELAHPMLERLSRVAQLGHPTRPPLLAAHLKINYRSDFARTLQPFIGQVQTPKESLYDQTHTMTQQEPQVIQSSKSAQRIQPKNGSDSGPFSNHCRTFDTQLKELSQQLMTVKERLGELHRDVALLRRANTPPVGTRYEHVARDCRVLEQQLDHHQLELERLRNVFDALWEEQLCRIHIEKEIFHSQMDDILSLRSEVKQLQSLTQQLEPFVKSFSTGVSAGELSMAASDASSNQHLQALLDHLARLQMQEPPQSQTQAPTKDHRHPRGTMISADNALYMKETKEMPTRCRTPSSVGAVLDSSGNIVVYGTAKSSDPKRGVLRELIEKARTKEDRKKSPGRDDGSRDRSQSRRSRKSPDGTKPKTPPGHSSSSKVRSLYRSLKGATGDTSAEALDQPERCTDGQQQQQQQQQQQQQQQQQQQQQQQQQAQSHQSGGDEGEYQRISEASSMGEAKKRVQAQVHPIPPDEQQQLSSGKGTKVYPASDSEDVFYADEKTPSDVRRRRRASCDSLSTTGSGSRRSSIVDGTVGQTSQDARKTFVVLIGSTPTSSSLVQKQRSWETFPRPKSKRSGPGEAASSSLGQLKRADSFEGHEEAVRTLVAAVQETRSHLRQHLLHHHRHHRKSKTN
- the LOC124421736 gene encoding RING finger protein 207-like isoform X5, with amino-acid sequence MALPLGYSWDLRSSRTSSFCMLRAGLLTLRIAVQQTQLKEGAQLPPPDQLIRQLVELANSENPPCANCDKRDKSTMFFCTTCGQALCTHCREHTHRAKMFSSHEVVHMSKCAKDTQRRCPSHGEQYIMYCQSAKCMLCATCFRDTPVDARLHCVDIESAWQQASKKMERAANSICELQAGVRDGVLALKSQLDELRHSLESEKRALNSFCQGMQEAITKTHASVLTELQRQFEIKERMIRTRLLSLGSALPILQMHLMLCTAFTSGATKYQFLELAHPMLERLSRVAQLGHPTRPPLLAAHLKINYRSDFARTLQPFIGQVQTPKESLYDQTHTMTQQEPQVIQSSKSAQRIQPKNGSDSGPFSNHCRTFDTQLKELSQQLMTVKERLGELHRDVALLRRANTPPVGTRYEHVARDCRVLEQQLDHHQLELERLRNVFDALWEEQLCRIHIEKEIFHSQMDDILSLRSEVKQLQSLTQQLEPFVKSFSTGVSAGELSMAASDASSNQHLQALLDHLARLQMQEPPQSQTQAPTKDHRHPRGTMISADNALYMKETKEMPTRCRTPSSVGAVLDSSGNIVVYGTAKSSDPKRGVLRELIEKARTKEDRKKSPGRDDGSRDRSQSRRSRKSPDGTKPKTPPGHSSSSKVRSLYRSLKGATGDTSAEALDQPERCTDGQQQQQQQQQQQQQQQQQQQQQQQQQAQSHQSGGDEGEYQRISEASSMGEAKKRVQAQVHPIPPDEQQQLSSGKGTKVYPASDSEDVFYADEKTPSDVRRRRRASCDSLSTTGSGSRRSSIVDGTVGQTSQDARKTFVVLIGSTPTSSSLVQKQRSWETFPRPKSKRSGPGEAASSSLGQLKRADSFEGHEEAVRTLVAAVQETRSHLRQHLLHHHRHHRKSKTN
- the LOC124421736 gene encoding RING finger protein 207-like isoform X6, translating into MASSGSVAVDGVGENNATSGVDPVVPRNPLVCGVCHDYYNEPCLLSCFHTFCARCIRGPHLDGKVTCPICGQQTQLKEGAQLPPPDQLIRQLVELANSENPPCANCDKRDKSTMFFCTTCGQALCTHCREHTHRAKMFSSHEVVHMSKCAKDTQRRCPSHGEQYIMYCQSAKCMLCATCFRDTPVDARLHCVDIESAWQQASKKMERAANSICELQAGVRDGVLALKSQLDELRHSLESEKRALNSFCQGMQEAITKTHASVLTELQRQFEIKERMIRTRLLSLGSALPILQMHLMLCTAFTSGATKYQFLELAHPMLERLSRVAQLGHPTRPPLLAAHLKINYRSDFARTLQPFIGQVQTPKESLYDQTHTMTQQEPQVIQSSKSAQRIQPKNGSDSGPFSNHCRTFDTQLKELSQQLMTVKERLGELHRDVALLRRANTPPVGTRYEHVARDCRVLEQQLDHHQLELERLRNVFDALWEEQLCRIHIEKEIFHSQMDDILSLRSEVKQLQSLTQQLEPFVKSFSTGVSAGELSMAASDASSNQHLQALLDHLARLQMQEPPQSQTQAPTKDHRHPRGTMISADNALYMKETKEMPTRCRTPSSVGAVLDSSGNIVVYGTAKSSDPKRGVLRELIEKARTKEDRKKSPGRDDGSRDRSQSRRSRKSPDGTKPKTPPGHSSSSKVRSLYRSLKGATGDTSAEALDQPERCTDGQQQQQQQQQQQQQQQQQQQQQQQQQAQSHQSAFYRRR